Sequence from the Dehalococcoidia bacterium genome:
AGAGGCACGTCCATATAACCGGACTACTGCAGCATTTTGTTGATCAAATGCGCAAACCATTATGGTGATAGGCCCACCTTTTAGTGAATGTCGAACCGTTTCATTTCCACTTCCAACATAATCAAGATAGGCAACCTGATTTGGATTTAATATTTGCAAGGGGACACCCCCTTTAGGGGAAAGATTAACCGGGCCTGCACCTAAATTGCTAAATCCTAAGCTTGGGTCTGCAGTGGCAACAAAGAAAAGCTTAGAGTCCTGGATCAACTTATCTTGTTCAGGTGTGATGTAATCGTAAAAATCAGCCATAGTTCCTCCCTGAAACTAAAAGATTATTGATTCCATAAATTTAGTGATATTTCAAGGGAACTTGATTCACTTTTTATTATTTATCGCATCTACAATCTTTTGATTTCTTTTTTCCGCTTTAGAGTTGTTTACGACAATAAATGCGTGGATTACACCAGGAACATAAAAACATAGCGTTAATATTGTATTAAATACGAAAGACCAGAAACCGCCTGATATTAGGGCCGCTAGCGGTGGTAGAAAAATACATAAAATAAACATCTATACTCCTTAATTTAGTAGACGAATTAATCAATTAATTCGTCCAGTGAGTAAACAATATCAGTATTGTTATGACTTGTATCCGATTCACCGTCTAGTGTTAGCGTTTAAGGTAATAATTTACTGATCTGCGAGTATATTTTCTGACCATATAGTCAATGATACGGTATTGCTGGTAACTGACCAGATCACGAACTCTCGTCCCAAAGATCTTTATTTCATACACACGCCAAGGGTAGTAATTAAGCTGCAAAGTTAGGTTGCAAATGCCCATTTGAGTCTTTTACCGTTGGTGGTTCTGGGCCATTTGGCTACTATTTACTCGTAAAACGACTGGCAGGAGTGGAAGGATTCGAACCCTCGGCCCTCGGTTTTGGAGACCGATGCTCTGCCAGCTGAGCTACACTCCTGCGTATTATCGATCAGCGTCGTTCATATGAAGGTAATTATACCAATTATTTAAATAAAATTCTCTTCCATATATAGTAGGCTAGGCCTAGAGAAAATTCCAAAATATATTTTACTTAAAGGTTTAATCCATGTCCCTTATAACAGAAAAAATGAATGCGACCATCGGAATTTACAGTGAGCCTGAGCAAACAGTAGTTGAACGAGGAGCAATTGAACGATTTGCAGCAGCTATTGGTGATGGGAATTTTTCTTTCCCTGATATCGCTCCGCCTACCTTTCTTAGGTCAGTAGGAAGGGCAATTCCCGATATTCCCAATCAGGAAAGTGTTCCAAGAGTGATTGATGGTGGAAGTGAATGGTCCTACGGTACCGTAATTCGCTCGGGGGACGTAATTACTTACAAGTCTAAAATAGAATCAATGACTGAACGAGAAGGTCGCATGGGACCCATGCTAATCATTATTTACATCACGGACTACATTAATCAAAATAATGAGTTTGTTGCATCACAACGTAATACATTAATTAGGATGCCAGCAGTATGAATAACATACCGTTCTTAGAAGACATTTCGGT
This genomic interval carries:
- a CDS encoding pyridoxamine 5'-phosphate oxidase family protein, producing the protein MADFYDYITPEQDKLIQDSKLFFVATADPSLGFSNLGAGPVNLSPKGGVPLQILNPNQVAYLDYVGSGNETVRHSLKGGPITIMVCAFDQQNAAVVRLYGRASIRDLNDENLSELLHHKVAENIALPERQLVVIDIESTSTSCGYGVPVMSFDAERTIGNRGRLYKGKKT
- a CDS encoding YqaE/Pmp3 family membrane protein, which gives rise to MFILCIFLPPLAALISGGFWSFVFNTILTLCFYVPGVIHAFIVVNNSKAEKRNQKIVDAINNKK
- a CDS encoding MaoC family dehydratase N-terminal domain-containing protein, which translates into the protein MSLITEKMNATIGIYSEPEQTVVERGAIERFAAAIGDGNFSFPDIAPPTFLRSVGRAIPDIPNQESVPRVIDGGSEWSYGTVIRSGDVITYKSKIESMTEREGRMGPMLIIIYITDYINQNNEFVASQRNTLIRMPAV